In the Hordeum vulgare subsp. vulgare chromosome 7H, MorexV3_pseudomolecules_assembly, whole genome shotgun sequence genome, one interval contains:
- the LOC123409802 gene encoding craniofacial development protein 1 isoform X2 — protein MWKKMNSGLPAKMPKPAMVKLKTAAKEKKTKATNNNWMTILGLPPKKVSANDQVPKNEQQQTQQKTSEDTKKLAANALAAVKDAATAASGRGKVEITEVRDFAGKDIEIKKLVDADSKEAVEKASAVGAAPSAVDNILEQIRKKQKLSVLDKTKKDWGEYKVEKGVEEELGAYKKSSNQYLDRQSFLKRADYREYELERDARLSLMAKRKSESMQDDDA, from the exons ATGTGGAAGAAAATGAACAGTGGTTTGCCTGCGAAGATGCCCAAACCTGCAATGGTTAAGCTCAAAACGgcagcaaaagaaaagaaaaccaagGCGACAAAT AATAATTGGATGACCATTCTGGGCCTTCCACCAAAAAAGGTTTCTGCAAATGATCAAGTCCCAAAAAATGAGCAACAACAGACACAACAGAAAACAAGCGAGGATACCAAAAAACTTGCGGCAAATGCTCTTGCAGCTGTTAAAGATGCCGCCACTGCTGCATCTGGAAGAGGGAAAGTGGAG ATAACCGAGGTACGGGACTTTGCTGGCAAGGATATTGAAATCAAGAAACTCGTAGATGCGGATTCAAAGGAAGCGGTTGAGAAGGCCAGTGCAGTGGGTGCTGCACCGTCTGCTGTGGACAATATCCTGGAGCAGATAAGGAAGAAGCAGAAGCTGAGTGTCCTGGACAAGACGAAGAAAGACTGGGGAGAGTATAAGGTAGAGAAGGGCGTGGAGGAGGAGCTGGGGGCATACAAGAAGAGCTCGAACCAGTACCTTGATCGGCAGTCGTTCTTGAAGAGAGCCGATTACAGAGAGTATGAGCTCGAGAGAGACGCCCGGTTGTCATTGATGGCGAAGCGGAAGAGCGAGAGTATGCAGGACGATGATGCCTAA
- the LOC123409802 gene encoding craniofacial development protein 1 isoform X1 has product MDADETLPASGDANNSEQQPHDTDKKSRVEDMWKKMNSGLPAKMPKPAMVKLKTAAKEKKTKATNNNWMTILGLPPKKVSANDQVPKNEQQQTQQKTSEDTKKLAANALAAVKDAATAASGRGKVEITEVRDFAGKDIEIKKLVDADSKEAVEKASAVGAAPSAVDNILEQIRKKQKLSVLDKTKKDWGEYKVEKGVEEELGAYKKSSNQYLDRQSFLKRADYREYELERDARLSLMAKRKSESMQDDDA; this is encoded by the exons ATGGATGCAGATGAAACACTGCCAGCTTCGGGAGATGCTAACAACTCAGAGCAGCAGCCTCACGATACTG ACAAAAAATCTCGTGTGGAGGATATGTGGAAGAAAATGAACAGTGGTTTGCCTGCGAAGATGCCCAAACCTGCAATGGTTAAGCTCAAAACGgcagcaaaagaaaagaaaaccaagGCGACAAAT AATAATTGGATGACCATTCTGGGCCTTCCACCAAAAAAGGTTTCTGCAAATGATCAAGTCCCAAAAAATGAGCAACAACAGACACAACAGAAAACAAGCGAGGATACCAAAAAACTTGCGGCAAATGCTCTTGCAGCTGTTAAAGATGCCGCCACTGCTGCATCTGGAAGAGGGAAAGTGGAG ATAACCGAGGTACGGGACTTTGCTGGCAAGGATATTGAAATCAAGAAACTCGTAGATGCGGATTCAAAGGAAGCGGTTGAGAAGGCCAGTGCAGTGGGTGCTGCACCGTCTGCTGTGGACAATATCCTGGAGCAGATAAGGAAGAAGCAGAAGCTGAGTGTCCTGGACAAGACGAAGAAAGACTGGGGAGAGTATAAGGTAGAGAAGGGCGTGGAGGAGGAGCTGGGGGCATACAAGAAGAGCTCGAACCAGTACCTTGATCGGCAGTCGTTCTTGAAGAGAGCCGATTACAGAGAGTATGAGCTCGAGAGAGACGCCCGGTTGTCATTGATGGCGAAGCGGAAGAGCGAGAGTATGCAGGACGATGATGCCTAA
- the LOC123407493 gene encoding protein DETOXIFICATION 27-like, giving the protein MRGDDGGEEEEAAAAAPLLVPVPQQGKGGEGGRVAREWWEESKRLWRIVGPAIFQRVALYGINVVSQAFIGHIGDLELAAFSIASTVIAGFNFGFLLGMASALETLCGQAFGAKKHHMLGVYLQRSWIVLFLFALALTPTYVFTEDLLLLLGQAPELSRLAGKMSVWLIPQHFAMAMLLPLTRFLQSQLKNWVTAATAGVTLALHVLVTYLLVTRFQLGYAGVVVAADVAWWVVVLGQFLYVVCGGCPLSWRGFSVEAFADFWDFIKLSTASGVMLCLENWYYKVLVLLTGYLPNAEIAVDALSICLTINGWEMMIPIGFLAATGVRVANELGAGSGKGARFSIVVSITTSVVIGLVFWCLILTYNDQIALLFSSGKAVLDAVHNLSMLLAFTILLNSVQPVLSGVAIGSGWQALVAYVNIGSYYLVGVPIGVILGWPLGFGVRGIWSGLIGGTAVQTLVLVYLTMRCDWDDEAKTTSARMRKWASTK; this is encoded by the exons ATGAGAGGGGACgacgggggggaggaggaggaggcggcggcggcggcgccgctgCTGGTGCCGGTGCCGCAGCAGGGGAAGGGGGGCGAGGGCGGCCGGGTGGCGCGGGAGTGGTGGGAGGAGTCGAAGCGGCTGTGGCGGATCGTGGGGCCGGCCATCTTCCAGCGGGTGGCGCTGTACGGGATCAACGTCGTCTCGCAGGCCTTCATCGGCCACATCGGCGACCTCGAGCTCGCCGCCTTCTCCATCGCCTCCACCGTCATCGCCGGCTTCAACTTCGGCTTCCTG CTGGGCATGGCGAGCGCGCTGGAGACGCTGTGCGGGCAGGCGTTCGGGGCCAAGAAGCACCACATGCTGGGCGTCTACCTGCAGCGGTCATGGATCGTGCTCTTCCTCTTCGCGCTGGCGCTGACGCCGACATACGTCTTCACGGAGGACCTGCTGCTGCTCCTCGGCCAGGCGCCGGAGCTGTCCCGCCTCGCCGGCAAGATGAGCGTGTGGCTCATCCCGCAGCACTTCGCCATGGCCATGCTGCTCCCGCTCACCCGCTTCCTGCAGAGCCAGCTCAAGAACTGGGTCACCGCCGCCACCGCGGGGGTCACGCTCGCGCTCCACGTCCTCGTCACCTACCTCCTCGTCACCCGCTTCCAGCTCGGCTACGCCGGCGTGGTCGTCGCCGCCGACGTCGCGTGGTGGGTCGTCGTGCTGGGGCAGTTCTTGTACGTCGTCTGCGGCGGCTGCCCGCTCTCGTGGAGGGGCTTCTCCGTGGAGGCCTTCGCCGACTTCTGGGACTTCATCAAGCTCTCCACCGCATCCGGCGTCATGCTCTG CCTGGAGAACTGGTACTACAAAGTGCTTGTGTTGCTTACGGGGTACTTGCCAAACGCTGAGATCGCCGTGGACGCCCTCTCCATATG CTTGACGATCAACGGATGGGAGATGATGATTCCCATAGGGTTCCTGGCGGCCACTGG CGTGCGGGTGGCAAACGAGCTCGGCGCGGGCAGCGGCAAGGGGGCGCGCTTCTCCATTGTCGTCTCCATCACCACCTCCGTGGTGATCGGGCTCGTCTTCTGGTGCCTCATCCTCACCTACAACGACCAGATCGCGCTCCTCTTCTCGTCGGGGAAGGCCGTGCTCGACGCCGTGCACAATCTCTCCATGCTGCTAGCATTCACCATCCTCCTCAACAGCGTGCAGCCCGTACTCTCtg GGGTGGCTATTGGTTCTGGATGGCAAGCATTGGTCGCCTATGTCAACATCGGATCCTACTACCTGGTCGGGGTGCCGATCGGGGTCATACTGGGCTGGCCACTCGGATTCGGAGTTCGG GGAATTTGGTCTGGGTTGATTGGCGGGACCGCTGTTCAGACGCTGGTGTTGGTCTATCTCACCATGAGATGTGATTGGGACGATGAG GCCAAGACCACCAGTGCACGGATGAGAAAATGGGCCAGCACAAAATGA